In Thalassotalea sp. Sam97, a single window of DNA contains:
- the topA gene encoding type I DNA topoisomerase — protein MAKSLVIVESPAKAKTINKYLGKDYIVKSSVGHIRDLPTSGGKKAPTKSPAEVRKMTPEQKERYKQKREKTALFNRMGINPEKDWQATYAVLPGKEKVVEDLKKLAENADTVYLATDLDREGEAIAWHLKEVIGGDDERFRRVVFNEITKSAIQDAFKHPSELNMNGVNAQQARRFLDRVVGFMVSPLLWKKVARGLSAGRVQSVAVKLVVEREREIKAFVPQEYWDIDAETSTSSGEALTLAVNKHNGKTFKVDNEADAMAAVAALEKSAYEVTKREDKPSKSSPSAPFITSTLQQAASTRLGFGVKKTMMLAQRLYEAGHITYMRTDSTNLSKEAVDSARQYITDNFGANYLPETAKSYGAKANAQEAHEAIRPSDVKKESGLLVDMEPDARRLYDLIWRQFVACQMTAARYDLTTLTVTAGDFELKAKGKVLRFDGWTKVHSRSTGKSASDKDVNLPDLQVGDSLSLLNVDPSQHFTKPPARFGEASLVKELEKRSIGRPSTYASIISTIQDRGYVRLENKRFYAEKMGEIVTDSLSGSFEHLMNYDFTANMESQLDQIADSKAFWKDVLNEFYQDFTGQLEKAGKDMDEGGMQQNLPVITNIDCPECGRKMGIRTASTGVFLGCSGYSLPPKERCNKTLNLTPGEEAIAVGAEDRETSALMAMQRCDKCGTAMDSYLIDETRKLHVCGNNPVCDGYKLEKGEFKIKGYDGPVLECDRCGSDMELKNGRFGKYFDCTNSECKNTRKLLANGEAAPPKEDPVDLPELKCEKSDAFFKLRDGASGIFLAASTFPKSRETRAPKVAELHRFRDRISSKFYYLADAPQKDADGNEYIVRYSRKNKEQYIMTEKDGKATGWIAKFIDGKWVEEQTKKSAKTTKTAKKSK, from the coding sequence ATGGCAAAATCTCTGGTAATTGTTGAATCGCCAGCCAAGGCGAAAACAATTAACAAGTATCTTGGAAAAGACTACATAGTAAAATCTAGTGTTGGTCATATTCGAGATCTCCCTACATCGGGTGGTAAAAAAGCACCAACCAAGTCGCCAGCTGAAGTACGTAAAATGACGCCCGAACAAAAAGAGCGTTATAAACAAAAGCGTGAAAAGACTGCGCTGTTTAATCGTATGGGCATTAACCCGGAAAAAGACTGGCAAGCAACATACGCGGTATTACCTGGCAAAGAAAAAGTTGTTGAAGACTTAAAGAAACTCGCTGAAAACGCTGACACCGTCTATCTCGCAACCGATTTGGATAGAGAGGGAGAAGCCATCGCGTGGCACCTTAAAGAGGTGATTGGCGGTGATGACGAACGTTTTCGCCGTGTTGTGTTTAATGAGATCACCAAATCAGCCATCCAAGATGCGTTTAAACACCCGAGTGAATTAAACATGAATGGTGTCAACGCCCAACAAGCGCGTCGTTTTCTTGACCGTGTGGTTGGTTTTATGGTCAGTCCATTGTTGTGGAAAAAAGTCGCCCGAGGTTTATCGGCAGGACGAGTGCAGTCCGTTGCTGTTAAATTAGTGGTTGAGCGTGAGCGCGAAATCAAAGCCTTTGTACCACAAGAGTATTGGGACATCGATGCCGAAACGTCGACCAGCTCTGGTGAAGCGTTAACACTGGCGGTTAATAAGCACAATGGTAAAACCTTTAAAGTTGATAACGAAGCTGACGCCATGGCGGCAGTTGCGGCATTAGAAAAGTCGGCTTATGAAGTCACCAAGCGTGAAGACAAACCGTCGAAAAGCTCACCATCCGCACCATTTATCACCTCGACCTTGCAACAAGCAGCAAGTACCCGTTTAGGCTTTGGTGTGAAAAAGACCATGATGTTGGCGCAGCGTTTGTATGAAGCTGGTCATATTACCTATATGCGTACTGATTCAACCAACTTGAGTAAAGAAGCGGTTGATAGTGCTCGTCAATACATCACCGATAATTTTGGTGCTAACTATTTACCTGAAACAGCTAAATCATATGGTGCCAAAGCCAATGCACAAGAAGCGCATGAGGCAATTCGTCCATCGGATGTGAAAAAAGAGTCAGGCCTATTAGTTGATATGGAACCTGATGCACGTCGCTTATATGATTTGATTTGGCGACAGTTTGTTGCCTGTCAAATGACAGCCGCACGTTATGACTTAACCACACTGACCGTTACTGCGGGCGACTTTGAACTAAAAGCGAAAGGTAAAGTATTGCGCTTTGACGGTTGGACCAAGGTACATTCACGTTCAACAGGCAAGAGTGCCAGTGACAAAGATGTTAATTTACCAGACTTACAAGTTGGCGATAGCTTATCTTTGCTTAACGTTGACCCTTCGCAACATTTTACTAAGCCACCAGCTCGTTTTGGTGAGGCATCTTTGGTAAAAGAGCTTGAGAAGCGCAGTATTGGTCGTCCATCGACTTATGCATCGATCATTTCAACCATTCAAGACCGTGGCTACGTTCGTTTGGAAAACAAGCGTTTTTATGCGGAGAAAATGGGCGAGATTGTGACCGACAGCTTGTCTGGCAGTTTTGAGCATCTAATGAATTATGACTTTACCGCCAATATGGAAAGTCAGCTTGACCAAATTGCCGATAGCAAAGCGTTCTGGAAAGATGTGTTAAATGAATTCTACCAAGACTTTACTGGCCAACTTGAAAAAGCCGGTAAAGATATGGATGAAGGCGGGATGCAACAAAACCTGCCAGTGATCACCAATATCGACTGCCCAGAGTGCGGTCGTAAAATGGGGATCCGTACGGCATCTACCGGTGTGTTTTTAGGTTGCTCGGGTTATAGCTTACCGCCAAAAGAGCGTTGTAACAAAACCCTTAACTTAACCCCTGGTGAAGAAGCAATCGCGGTTGGTGCTGAAGATCGAGAAACATCAGCGCTTATGGCGATGCAACGTTGTGACAAATGTGGCACGGCGATGGATAGCTACCTCATTGATGAAACTCGTAAGTTACATGTTTGTGGTAATAACCCTGTATGTGATGGCTACAAGCTTGAGAAAGGTGAATTTAAAATTAAGGGCTACGATGGCCCTGTTTTAGAGTGTGACCGCTGTGGCAGCGATATGGAGCTTAAGAACGGCCGCTTTGGTAAGTACTTTGATTGTACCAATAGCGAATGTAAAAATACCCGTAAGCTTCTGGCTAATGGTGAAGCAGCGCCACCGAAAGAAGATCCCGTTGACTTACCTGAATTGAAGTGTGAAAAGTCCGATGCCTTCTTTAAGTTACGTGATGGCGCTTCGGGTATTTTCTTAGCGGCAAGTACGTTCCCTAAGTCTCGAGAAACGCGCGCGCCAAAAGTTGCTGAGTTACATCGTTTTCGCGATCGTATTTCGTCTAAGTTCTACTACTTAGCGGATGCGCCACAAAAAGATGCCGATGGTAATGAGTACATTGTTCGTTATTCTCGCAAGAATAAAGAACAGTACATCATGACCGAAAAAGATGGTAAAGCGACCGGCTGGATTGCTAAGTTCATTGATGGTAAATGGGTTGAAGAGCAAACCAAAAAGTCTGCAAAAACAACCAAAACAGCTAAGAAGAGCAAATAG
- the cysB gene encoding HTH-type transcriptional regulator CysB, giving the protein MKLQQLRYIVEVLNNNLNVSATAESLYTSQPGISKQVRMLEDELGVQIFGRSGKHLTHVTQAGQEIINIATDILSKVEGIKAVSREYTQPDEGKLRIATTHTQARYALPEVIRGFVSKYDKVSLHMYQGTPAQISDAAAKGDADFAIATESLHLYNDLIMLPCYHWNRSIIVTKDHPLAKVGKLTMEDVAAYPLVTYVFGFTGRSVLDKAFQQAQLEPKIVFTATDADVIKTYVRLGVGIGVVATMAIDPEQDSDLVVLDASHLFDVSTTKIGFRRGTFLRGYMFDFIERFAPHLNRDIVTKAMLLKNNEEIEKLLINIELPIK; this is encoded by the coding sequence ATGAAGCTGCAGCAATTAAGATACATCGTCGAAGTTTTAAATAATAACCTTAATGTTTCTGCTACGGCAGAAAGCTTGTATACCTCGCAACCAGGTATTTCTAAACAGGTACGGATGTTAGAGGATGAGTTAGGTGTACAAATATTTGGTCGTTCGGGCAAGCATTTGACCCATGTAACTCAAGCGGGTCAAGAGATAATCAACATTGCCACTGATATTCTCTCCAAAGTGGAAGGTATAAAAGCCGTATCACGTGAATACACACAACCGGATGAAGGTAAACTGCGCATTGCCACCACACATACCCAAGCGCGTTATGCGTTGCCAGAGGTGATCCGCGGTTTTGTTAGTAAATACGATAAAGTGTCATTGCATATGTACCAAGGAACGCCAGCACAAATTAGTGATGCGGCGGCAAAAGGTGACGCAGACTTTGCTATTGCCACTGAATCCTTGCACCTCTACAACGATTTGATCATGTTGCCTTGTTATCACTGGAATCGCAGTATCATTGTCACCAAAGACCATCCACTTGCTAAGGTCGGTAAACTCACCATGGAAGACGTGGCTGCCTACCCGTTAGTGACCTATGTGTTTGGTTTTACTGGTCGAAGTGTGCTCGATAAAGCGTTTCAACAAGCACAGTTAGAGCCGAAAATCGTATTTACGGCAACCGATGCTGATGTCATAAAAACCTACGTACGGTTAGGTGTTGGCATTGGCGTTGTCGCGACGATGGCCATTGACCCTGAGCAAGACAGTGATCTTGTGGTGCTCGATGCCAGTCACTTGTTTGATGTGAGTACCACTAAAATAGGTTTTCGCCGTGGTACGTTCTTACGCGGTTATATGTTTGATTTTATTGAACGCTTTGCACCGCATTTAAATCGAGATATTGTCACCAAAGCGATGTTATTGAAAAATAACGAAGAAATAGAAAAGTTATTGATAAATATAGAGTTACCAATTAAGTAA